One Nesterenkonia populi DNA window includes the following coding sequences:
- the purF gene encoding amidophosphoribosyltransferase, producing the protein MRARAVPDTTSRLSFDLLDEDPLPQDECGVFGVWAPGEEVSKLAYYGLYALQHRGQESAGIAASDGRSIKIYKDVGLVSQVFDEATLSALTGHIAVGHCRYSTTGANNWANAQPTLGATPHGTVALGHNGNLTNSAELRDKVIERHGERSFGELAQGNTTDTALVTALLHDEPGNSLEEQALALLPQLKGAFCLALMDENTLYAARDPQGVRPLVLGRLSRGWVVASEQSALATVGASVIREIEPGELIAIDAEGVRSHRFAESKPARCAFEYVYLARPDATINGRSVYESRVEMGRQLAREEKHDADIVIPVPESGTPAAVGYAEQSGLPFAQGFIKNAYVGRTFIQPSQTLRQLGIRLKLNVLEHVVAGKRVVVVDDSIVRGNTQRAIVGMLKEAGAAEVHVKISSPPIKWPCFYGIDFATRAELIANGATMEEIAAAVGADSLAYISEDGMIAATGQPRSTLCTACFSGEYPIELPPENRRGKMLLEQPRLPGMPYQRPQTGCEPGPDSEFELDETEPPLREEVTS; encoded by the coding sequence ATGAGGGCCCGCGCAGTGCCTGATACAACGTCGCGCCTGAGCTTCGACCTCCTCGACGAGGACCCGCTCCCGCAGGACGAATGCGGGGTGTTCGGGGTGTGGGCGCCGGGCGAGGAGGTCTCCAAGCTCGCCTACTACGGCCTCTACGCGCTGCAGCACCGCGGGCAGGAGTCCGCCGGGATCGCCGCCAGCGACGGGCGCAGCATCAAGATCTACAAGGACGTCGGGCTGGTCTCCCAGGTGTTCGACGAGGCGACCCTGTCCGCGCTGACCGGGCACATCGCTGTCGGGCACTGCCGGTACTCCACCACCGGGGCGAACAACTGGGCCAACGCCCAGCCCACCCTCGGCGCCACCCCGCACGGGACCGTCGCCCTGGGGCACAACGGCAACCTCACCAACTCCGCGGAGCTGCGGGACAAAGTCATTGAGCGGCACGGCGAGCGGTCCTTCGGCGAGCTCGCCCAGGGCAACACCACGGACACGGCCCTGGTCACCGCCCTGCTGCACGACGAGCCCGGCAACTCCCTCGAGGAGCAGGCCCTGGCCCTGCTCCCGCAGCTCAAGGGCGCGTTCTGCTTGGCGCTCATGGACGAGAACACCCTCTATGCGGCCCGCGATCCGCAGGGCGTGCGGCCGCTGGTGCTGGGCCGGCTGAGCCGCGGCTGGGTGGTCGCCTCCGAGCAGTCGGCCCTGGCGACAGTGGGCGCCTCCGTGATCCGTGAGATCGAGCCCGGCGAGCTCATCGCGATCGACGCCGAAGGGGTCCGCTCCCACCGGTTCGCCGAGTCCAAGCCTGCCCGGTGCGCGTTCGAGTACGTGTATCTGGCCCGCCCGGACGCCACCATCAACGGACGTTCCGTGTACGAGTCACGGGTGGAGATGGGCCGGCAGCTCGCCCGCGAGGAGAAGCACGACGCCGACATCGTCATCCCGGTGCCCGAGTCCGGCACCCCTGCGGCGGTCGGCTACGCAGAGCAGTCCGGCCTGCCGTTCGCCCAGGGGTTCATCAAGAACGCCTATGTGGGCCGCACGTTCATCCAGCCCTCCCAGACGCTGCGGCAGCTGGGCATCCGGCTGAAGCTCAACGTGCTGGAGCATGTGGTGGCCGGCAAGCGCGTCGTCGTCGTGGACGATTCGATCGTCCGCGGGAACACCCAGCGCGCCATCGTAGGCATGCTGAAGGAGGCCGGCGCGGCTGAGGTCCACGTGAAGATCTCCTCCCCGCCCATCAAGTGGCCCTGCTTCTACGGCATCGACTTTGCCACCAGGGCGGAGCTGATCGCCAACGGCGCCACCATGGAGGAGATCGCCGCGGCCGTGGGGGCTGACTCCCTGGCCTACATCAGCGAGGACGGGATGATCGCCGCCACCGGGCAGCCCCGCTCCACCCTGTGCACCGCCTGCTTCTCCGGGGAGTACCCGATCGAGCTGCCCCCGGAGAACCGGCGCGGCAAGATGCTGCTGGAGCAGCCCCGCCTTCCCGGAATGCCCTACCAGCGGCCCCAGACCGGGTGCGAGCCGGGGCCCGACTCCGAGTTCGAGCTGGACGAGACCGAGCCGCCGCTGCGCGAGGAAGTGACCTCTTAA
- a CDS encoding ion transporter translates to MSTPAEAVPVAPSPWRARLGEWVESSPVQRLVILVILVNAVVLGLETSPEMMDAVGPVLVTIDVICLAIFVVEIALKLLAFGWRFFRDPWNVFDFLVVGAALVPAGEGFEVLRTLRVLRVLRLISQLPQLRKVVGALLAAIPGILSTGLLLGIIFYVAAVMATTFFRETMPEYFGNFWSSLFSLFQIATLSSWETIVRPAMEEHSWAWAFFIPFIILAAFTALNLIIAVIVDAMNTLHDMPSAKVEDDHRTTPAEADAEQDAEGEPRRDSEIVYQELRALRSEVAELTELLQRSGRG, encoded by the coding sequence ATGAGCACCCCTGCTGAAGCCGTCCCCGTCGCGCCGTCGCCGTGGCGCGCCCGGCTGGGGGAGTGGGTGGAGTCCAGCCCCGTGCAGCGGCTCGTGATCCTGGTGATCCTCGTCAACGCGGTGGTCCTCGGCCTGGAGACCTCCCCGGAGATGATGGACGCCGTCGGGCCGGTGCTCGTCACCATCGACGTGATCTGCCTGGCCATCTTTGTGGTCGAGATCGCCCTGAAGCTGCTCGCCTTCGGCTGGCGGTTCTTCCGGGATCCCTGGAACGTCTTCGACTTCCTGGTGGTCGGCGCGGCCCTGGTGCCCGCCGGCGAGGGCTTCGAGGTGCTCCGCACCCTGCGCGTGCTGCGTGTGCTGCGGCTGATCTCCCAGCTTCCCCAGCTGCGCAAAGTCGTCGGCGCGCTGCTCGCCGCGATCCCCGGGATCCTCTCCACCGGCCTGCTGCTGGGCATCATCTTCTACGTGGCCGCGGTGATGGCCACCACCTTCTTCCGAGAGACCATGCCGGAGTACTTCGGGAACTTCTGGTCCTCGCTGTTCAGCCTCTTCCAGATCGCCACCCTCAGCTCCTGGGAGACCATTGTGCGCCCGGCGATGGAGGAGCACTCGTGGGCCTGGGCATTCTTCATCCCGTTCATCATCCTGGCCGCCTTCACGGCCCTGAACCTGATCATCGCGGTGATCGTGGATGCCATGAATACGCTGCACGACATGCCCAGCGCCAAAGTCGAAGACGACCACCGCACCACCCCCGCCGAGGCCGACGCCGAGCAGGACGCCGAGGGCGAGCCTCGCCGCGACAGCGAAATCGTCTACCAGGAGCTCAGGGCCCTCCGCTCAGAGGTCGCCGAGCTGACGGAGCTGCTGCAGCGCAGCGGCCGGGGATGA
- a CDS encoding sterol carrier family protein: MARRRISAEQGSAAVRSWIRDQEAGSDTDRKTRAAAVRYLLEELAERARGSSVEVRVPPWGVTQCVEGPAHTRGTPPNVVELDAETWLGLATGRLSWNEACAAGRISASGTRADLSAVLPLI, encoded by the coding sequence ATGGCGCGACGTCGTATCTCCGCTGAGCAGGGCTCCGCCGCAGTCCGCTCCTGGATCCGCGACCAGGAGGCCGGCTCAGACACCGACCGGAAGACCCGCGCAGCAGCGGTGCGGTACCTGCTGGAGGAGCTGGCGGAGCGTGCCCGCGGCAGCAGCGTGGAGGTGCGTGTTCCGCCGTGGGGGGTCACCCAATGCGTGGAGGGTCCCGCCCACACCCGCGGGACGCCCCCGAATGTGGTGGAGCTCGACGCCGAGACCTGGCTCGGCCTCGCCACGGGCAGGCTCTCCTGGAATGAGGCCTGCGCGGCCGGCAGGATCAGCGCCTCCGGCACCCGGGCCGACCTCTCAGCTGTGCTCCCGCTCATCTGA
- a CDS encoding asparaginase, which yields MSTVQTASAADSAELAVVTRAGIVESRHLGSAVLVRPDGSVAHSLGAPGKVMFPRSTLKPLQAIASLRTGALISPEAVAIACGSHVGSRRHQQLVAETLRAEGLDETHLRCPPALPSQKLDLKVHIEAGHEATPLAYNCSGKHAAFLAAVRTQGSRLATYTDPEHPLQQSVLEVIEEYAGERPAAVGVDGCGAPAPALSLTGLARGIGKVAGAQRDRGAELHAFTVAQAMLDYPWLVHGRRETDTVVMEDLGIISKLGAEGVLVLAAPDGTAAAVKTLDGAARANYLVGLSLLASHGAVDLDRLSAVLKKILKPITGGADQRTVGAVRLSEAVTSVL from the coding sequence ATGAGCACAGTCCAGACCGCCTCCGCGGCCGATTCCGCCGAGCTGGCCGTGGTGACCCGGGCCGGCATCGTCGAGTCCCGCCATCTCGGCTCGGCCGTGCTGGTCCGTCCCGACGGCAGCGTCGCCCACTCTCTGGGGGCGCCCGGCAAGGTGATGTTCCCCCGCTCCACGCTGAAGCCCCTGCAGGCCATCGCCTCCCTGCGCACCGGCGCGCTGATCTCTCCGGAGGCGGTGGCGATCGCCTGCGGCTCGCATGTGGGATCCCGCAGGCACCAGCAGCTGGTGGCCGAGACTCTCCGCGCCGAAGGCCTGGACGAGACCCATCTGCGCTGCCCGCCGGCCCTGCCCTCGCAGAAGCTGGACCTGAAGGTCCACATCGAGGCCGGCCATGAGGCCACCCCGCTGGCCTACAACTGCTCCGGCAAGCACGCCGCGTTCCTCGCCGCCGTCCGCACCCAGGGCTCCCGGCTGGCCACCTACACCGACCCGGAGCACCCGTTGCAGCAGTCCGTGCTGGAGGTCATCGAGGAGTACGCCGGCGAACGCCCCGCCGCCGTGGGGGTGGACGGATGCGGGGCGCCCGCGCCGGCGCTGAGCCTGACCGGGCTGGCCCGCGGCATCGGGAAGGTCGCCGGCGCCCAGCGGGACCGCGGCGCCGAGCTGCACGCCTTCACCGTCGCCCAGGCGATGCTCGACTACCCGTGGCTGGTCCACGGCCGCCGGGAGACCGACACCGTGGTGATGGAGGACCTCGGGATCATCTCCAAGCTCGGCGCGGAGGGGGTGCTGGTGCTCGCCGCCCCTGACGGCACAGCCGCCGCGGTCAAGACCCTCGACGGCGCCGCCCGCGCCAACTATCTGGTGGGGCTGAGCCTGCTGGCCTCTCACGGCGCGGTGGACCTCGACCGGCTCTCCGCGGTGCTGAAGAAGATCCTGAAGCCGATCACCGGCGGGGCCGACCAGCGCACCGTGGGCGCCGTCCGGCTCAGCGAAGCCGTGACCAGCGTGCTGTAG